A region of Piscinibacter gummiphilus DNA encodes the following proteins:
- a CDS encoding cyanophycin metabolism-associated DUF1854 family protein has translation MTDTALTPPAFRLERSPLGHLVHIGADGVRSEHCVPVRAFPIAAPDEGISLVGADGHELVWIDRLSALADAPRQLIEEELAQREFTPVILRIRSVSTFATPTTWDVETDRGDTRLVLEVEENIRRLGGGALLIADERGVQFLIRDRFGLDKASRRLLERFL, from the coding sequence ATGACCGACACCGCCCTCACCCCGCCCGCGTTCCGGCTCGAACGTTCCCCGCTCGGCCACCTCGTCCACATCGGCGCCGACGGCGTGCGTTCGGAGCACTGCGTGCCGGTGCGCGCGTTCCCCATCGCGGCGCCCGACGAAGGCATCTCGCTCGTGGGCGCCGACGGCCACGAACTCGTGTGGATCGACCGGCTGAGCGCACTCGCCGACGCGCCCCGCCAGCTCATCGAGGAGGAACTCGCCCAGCGCGAGTTCACGCCGGTGATCCTGCGCATCCGTTCGGTGTCCACGTTCGCCACGCCCACCACGTGGGACGTGGAGACCGACCGCGGCGACACCCGCCTCGTGCTCGAGGTCGAGGAGAACATCCGCCGCCTGGGCGGTGGCGCGCTGCTGATCGCCGACGAACGTGGCGTGCAGTTCCTGATCCGCGACCGCTTCGGGCTCGACAAGGCGTCGCGGCGCCTGCTCGAACGCTTCCTCTGA
- a CDS encoding cyanophycin metabolism-associated ABC transporter, giving the protein MPLLDSDLTLEARTETSLAALRAELAPNENVLATLAVDLDPGSLRFGFGLVAITDSRVWNLSPNSDAWQAWTLSADLAMRSFDHAGVATLELLDTSSRLAQWRFTLGAHAQSLKLVKVFEQRVEALREGRHAEPLEPDEETSFSAEAEPVPSTWVLLRLWRFAHPYRKQLGLGFLLTLLSTGASLVPPYLAIPLMDDILIPFQNGAQIDPWKVGLYLGGLLAAALVAWGLGWARTYLLALVSERIGADLRTTTYEHLLQLSLDYFGGKRTGDLIARIGSETDRICVFLSLHALDFAIDVLTIGMTAVILFSINPWLALVTLLPLPFIAYMIHKVRDRLRTGFERIDRVWSEVTNVLADTIPGIRVVKAFAQERREAQRFRTANVHNLEVNDRLNKTWSLFSPSVSLLTEIGLLVVWAFGIWLVANQQITVGVLTAFIAYIGRFYTRLDSMSRIVSVTQKAASGAKRIFDILDHVSNVPEPAEPVPLVNAKGRIEMRDIGFRYGNRTVIRGLDLDIQPGEMIGLVGHSGSGKSTLVNLICRFYDVTDGAIHVDGHDVRRYAVSDYRRNIGLVLQEPFLFFGTIAENIAYGKPEATRAEIVAAARAAHAHEFILRLPQGYDSLVGERGQGLSGGERQRISIARALLIDPRLLILDEATSAVDTETEKEIQKALDNLVQGRTTIAIAHRLSTLRKADRLVVMDRGRIVEVGPHDELIARQGAYWRLYQAQLRRVDDDGNELPPADPVPHAAHPAGNP; this is encoded by the coding sequence ATGCCACTACTCGATTCCGATCTGACGTTGGAAGCCCGCACCGAGACATCTCTTGCGGCCCTGCGAGCTGAACTCGCCCCGAATGAGAACGTGCTCGCCACGCTCGCGGTTGACCTCGATCCGGGCTCGTTGCGCTTCGGTTTTGGCCTCGTGGCGATCACAGATTCTCGCGTGTGGAACTTGTCGCCAAACAGCGACGCATGGCAGGCCTGGACGCTGTCCGCGGACCTCGCGATGCGCTCCTTCGATCACGCCGGCGTGGCCACGCTGGAACTCCTCGATACAAGCTCGCGGCTCGCGCAATGGCGGTTCACGCTCGGTGCACACGCCCAATCGCTGAAATTGGTGAAGGTCTTCGAGCAACGGGTCGAGGCACTTCGTGAGGGACGTCACGCCGAGCCCCTCGAGCCCGACGAGGAAACCTCGTTTTCCGCGGAAGCCGAACCCGTGCCGTCCACGTGGGTGCTGCTGCGTCTGTGGCGTTTCGCACACCCCTACCGGAAACAGCTCGGCCTCGGCTTCCTGCTGACCCTGCTGTCGACCGGAGCGTCGCTCGTGCCGCCGTACCTCGCCATCCCGCTGATGGACGACATCCTGATCCCGTTCCAGAACGGCGCCCAGATCGACCCGTGGAAGGTCGGCCTGTACCTGGGCGGCCTGCTCGCCGCGGCGCTCGTCGCATGGGGCCTCGGCTGGGCACGCACCTACCTGCTCGCGCTCGTCTCCGAACGCATCGGCGCGGACCTGCGCACCACCACGTACGAGCACCTGCTGCAGCTGTCGCTCGACTACTTCGGGGGCAAGCGCACGGGCGACCTGATCGCCCGCATCGGCTCCGAGACCGACCGCATCTGCGTGTTCCTCTCGCTGCACGCGCTCGACTTCGCGATCGACGTGCTGACCATCGGGATGACGGCCGTCATCCTGTTCTCCATCAACCCGTGGCTCGCGCTCGTCACGCTGCTGCCGCTGCCCTTCATCGCGTACATGATCCACAAGGTGCGCGACCGCCTGCGCACCGGCTTCGAACGCATCGACCGCGTGTGGTCCGAGGTGACCAACGTGCTGGCCGACACCATCCCCGGCATCCGCGTCGTGAAGGCCTTCGCGCAGGAGCGCCGCGAGGCGCAGCGCTTCCGCACCGCGAACGTCCACAACCTCGAGGTCAACGACCGGCTCAACAAGACGTGGTCGCTGTTCTCGCCGAGCGTGTCGCTGCTCACCGAGATCGGGCTGCTGGTCGTGTGGGCCTTCGGCATCTGGCTGGTGGCGAACCAGCAGATCACGGTCGGTGTGCTGACCGCCTTCATCGCGTACATCGGCCGCTTCTACACGCGGCTCGATTCGATGAGCCGCATCGTGTCGGTCACGCAGAAGGCGGCTTCGGGCGCCAAGCGCATCTTCGACATCCTCGACCACGTCTCGAACGTGCCCGAGCCCGCCGAGCCCGTGCCGCTCGTGAACGCGAAGGGCCGCATCGAGATGCGCGACATCGGCTTCCGCTACGGCAACCGAACGGTGATCCGCGGCCTGGACCTCGACATCCAGCCGGGCGAGATGATCGGCCTCGTGGGCCACAGCGGCTCGGGCAAGAGCACGCTCGTGAACCTGATCTGCCGCTTCTACGACGTGACCGACGGCGCCATCCACGTCGACGGCCACGACGTGCGCCGCTACGCCGTCTCCGACTACCGCCGCAACATCGGCCTCGTGCTGCAGGAGCCCTTCCTGTTCTTCGGCACCATCGCCGAGAACATCGCGTACGGCAAACCCGAAGCCACCCGCGCCGAGATCGTGGCGGCCGCACGCGCGGCCCACGCGCACGAGTTCATCCTGCGCCTGCCGCAGGGCTACGACTCGCTCGTGGGCGAACGCGGCCAGGGCCTCTCGGGCGGCGAACGCCAGCGCATCTCGATCGCACGCGCGCTGCTGATCGACCCGCGCTTGCTGATCCTCGACGAGGCCACGTCGGCGGTCGACACCGAGACCGAGAAGGAAATCCAGAAGGCCCTCGACAACCTCGTGCAGGGCCGCACCACCATCGCCATCGCGCACCGCCTCTCCACGCTGCGCAAGGCCGACCGCCTCGTCGTGATGGACCGCGGCCGCATCGTCGAGGTGGGCCCGCACGACGAACTGATCGCCAGACAGGGCGCGTACTGGCGCCTCTACCAGGCGCAGCTGCGGCGCGTGGACGACGACGGCAACGAACTGCCGCCCGCCGACCCCGTGCCCCACGCCGCCCACCCCGCCGGCAACCCGTGA